One window of the Streptomyces sp. NBC_00259 genome contains the following:
- a CDS encoding amidase, producing MKSADMDTTVWRERGEPLVAGSGRGPLRGLRLAVKDVYAVAGHPTGAGNPAWLAEAEPQPAHSWAVAALLDAGAEVTGIARTDEFAYSLNGTNAHYGTPPNPAAPGRVPGGSSSGPAAAVALGEADAGLGSDTAGSIRVPSSYCGLYGLRPSHGAVPVTGMLPLAPSFDTVAWLARDAGTLARVGDVLLPAGAEAGAPFRTALVVADLLALADPGVREAFPAAAAELAERAGLHLAHVPTLGADPTDLAQAFAIAQAAEAWECDGDWLSAHPGVLGPGIGARFARASEVTAERRATAEVAVHRAGRTLRAALREDTVLLLPAAGGPAPLIDESPERKSALRDATFRLTCPASSAGLPCLVLPRMSVDGLPVGLAVVGGHGADRRLLELAG from the coding sequence ATGAAGTCGGCGGACATGGACACGACGGTGTGGCGGGAGCGCGGTGAGCCCCTGGTCGCCGGCTCCGGCCGCGGGCCGCTGCGCGGGCTGCGGCTGGCGGTGAAGGACGTGTACGCCGTCGCCGGGCACCCGACCGGCGCCGGCAACCCGGCATGGCTGGCCGAGGCCGAACCGCAGCCCGCCCACTCCTGGGCGGTGGCGGCCCTGCTGGACGCCGGGGCCGAGGTGACCGGGATCGCCCGGACCGACGAGTTCGCCTACAGCCTCAACGGTACGAACGCGCACTACGGCACCCCTCCCAACCCGGCCGCGCCCGGCCGGGTGCCCGGCGGCTCCTCCAGCGGTCCCGCCGCCGCGGTGGCGCTCGGCGAGGCCGACGCCGGTCTCGGGAGCGACACGGCCGGTTCGATCCGGGTGCCCTCCTCGTACTGCGGGCTGTACGGGCTGCGGCCGTCCCATGGCGCCGTACCCGTCACCGGGATGCTGCCGCTGGCGCCGTCGTTCGACACCGTCGCCTGGCTCGCGCGGGACGCGGGAACCCTGGCGCGTGTGGGCGACGTCCTCCTGCCGGCCGGCGCGGAGGCCGGCGCTCCGTTCCGTACGGCGCTGGTGGTCGCGGACCTCCTCGCACTCGCCGATCCGGGGGTACGTGAGGCCTTCCCCGCGGCGGCCGCGGAACTCGCGGAGCGGGCCGGACTGCACCTCGCACACGTACCGACCCTGGGCGCCGATCCGACGGACCTGGCCCAGGCGTTCGCGATCGCCCAGGCGGCCGAGGCCTGGGAGTGCGACGGCGACTGGCTGAGTGCCCATCCCGGTGTGCTGGGGCCGGGGATCGGCGCCCGCTTCGCCCGCGCCTCGGAGGTCACCGCCGAGCGCCGGGCAACCGCCGAGGTGGCGGTCCACCGGGCGGGCCGCACCCTGCGGGCGGCCCTCCGCGAGGACACGGTGCTGCTGCTGCCCGCGGCGGGCGGCCCCGCTCCGCTCATCGACGAGTCCCCCGAGCGCAAGTCCGCGCTCCGGGACGCCACTTTCCGCCTCACGTGCCCGGCGAGCAGCGCGGGCCTCCCGTGTCTGGTGCTGCCGCGGATGTCGGTGGACGGACTCCCCGTCGGCCTTGCGGTGGTCGGTGGCCATGGGGCGGACCGACGCCTGCTGGAGCTCGCCGGCTGA
- a CDS encoding glutamate dehydrogenase has product MSHPSPLVSLTWTDHVTGRQGHLVVDRLVRGVCSGGLRMREGCTLDEVAGLARGMSMKEALHYNPEGRYVPLGGAKGGIDCDPRDPEAYGVLVRYLRAMRPYVEHMWTTGEDLGLTQDLVDRAAAEAGLVSSVQAVYPLLDDETAARERLADAFAVEVDGIGLDELVGGCGVAESVLAALDRAGVRHEGTRVAVQGLGTMGGATARFLSRAGLRIVAVADIKGTIAHPEGLDVEALLAARDAFGTVDRAALRPGDLELSGDAWLSADVEVLVPAAVSYAVDLANQALIRARWIVEAANMPVLPEAEELLRARGITVLPDVVVNSGTNAWWWWTLFGDIGADADEAFAYTRRSMRALVDRMLTRAEADGTTPRAAAHAIVADRLPEIADRFGWYAP; this is encoded by the coding sequence ATGTCCCACCCCAGCCCGCTGGTCTCGCTCACCTGGACGGATCACGTCACCGGGCGCCAGGGCCATCTCGTGGTCGACCGGCTCGTCCGTGGGGTGTGCAGCGGCGGGCTGCGGATGCGCGAGGGCTGCACGCTCGACGAGGTGGCCGGGCTGGCGCGGGGCATGTCCATGAAGGAGGCGCTGCACTACAACCCGGAGGGCCGGTACGTCCCGCTCGGCGGGGCGAAGGGCGGAATCGACTGCGACCCGCGCGACCCGGAGGCCTACGGCGTCCTGGTCCGCTATCTGCGCGCGATGCGGCCGTACGTCGAGCACATGTGGACCACCGGGGAGGACCTCGGGCTCACCCAGGACCTCGTCGACAGGGCCGCCGCCGAGGCAGGGCTCGTCTCGTCCGTGCAGGCCGTGTACCCGCTGCTCGACGACGAGACGGCGGCACGCGAGAGGCTCGCCGACGCGTTCGCCGTCGAGGTCGACGGCATCGGCCTCGACGAGCTGGTCGGCGGCTGCGGGGTCGCCGAGTCGGTGCTCGCCGCGCTGGACCGCGCGGGTGTGCGGCACGAGGGGACCCGGGTCGCCGTGCAGGGCCTCGGCACGATGGGCGGGGCGACGGCGCGCTTCCTGTCCCGGGCGGGGCTCAGGATCGTCGCCGTGGCCGACATCAAGGGGACGATCGCCCACCCGGAGGGCCTGGACGTGGAGGCCCTGCTCGCCGCGCGGGACGCCTTCGGGACGGTGGACCGTGCGGCGCTGCGGCCCGGCGACCTCGAACTTTCCGGTGACGCCTGGCTGTCCGCCGACGTGGAGGTGCTGGTACCGGCCGCTGTCTCCTATGCCGTCGACCTCGCCAACCAGGCCCTGATCCGGGCGCGTTGGATCGTCGAGGCGGCCAACATGCCGGTCCTCCCGGAGGCGGAGGAGCTGCTCCGGGCGCGCGGGATCACCGTACTGCCGGACGTCGTCGTGAACTCCGGCACGAACGCCTGGTGGTGGTGGACCCTCTTCGGCGACATCGGCGCGGACGCGGACGAGGCGTTCGCGTACACACGCCGGTCCATGCGCGCCCTGGTCGACCGGATGCTCACGCGTGCGGAGGCGGACGGCACCACCCCCCGCGCCGCCGCCCACGCGATCGTCGCCGACCGGCTTCCGGAGATCGCGGACCGCTTCGGGTGGTACGCCCCCTGA
- a CDS encoding carboxymuconolactone decarboxylase family protein, translating into MARISLTPPRTLFHRAMEWYSTRTYGKVLDPAKALGHNPKVLRADLRFELAVAKWNRLDADLKGLAVMASAASIGCSWCMDFGHWENQRRGMDVRKVRDVPVWRRSTVYTPLERDVMEYAEAMTANPPEVTDELAERLVTALGEAAYVELTAMVAVENLRSRMNSALGLTSQGFKDLCELPQRPAGAAADADTGSGAPGERR; encoded by the coding sequence ATGGCCCGCATCTCCCTGACCCCGCCCCGTACGCTCTTCCACCGCGCCATGGAGTGGTACTCGACGCGGACGTACGGAAAGGTCCTCGACCCCGCGAAGGCCCTCGGCCACAATCCGAAGGTCCTGCGCGCCGACCTCCGTTTCGAGCTGGCCGTCGCGAAGTGGAACCGGCTGGACGCCGACCTCAAGGGGCTGGCCGTGATGGCGTCGGCGGCTTCCATCGGCTGCAGCTGGTGCATGGACTTCGGCCACTGGGAGAACCAGCGGCGTGGCATGGACGTACGGAAGGTGCGTGACGTGCCCGTGTGGCGGCGGAGCACGGTGTACACCCCGCTGGAGCGGGACGTCATGGAGTACGCGGAGGCGATGACCGCGAATCCGCCGGAGGTGACGGACGAGCTGGCCGAGCGGCTGGTCACGGCGCTGGGTGAGGCGGCGTACGTCGAGCTCACCGCGATGGTGGCGGTGGAGAACCTGCGGTCGCGGATGAATTCCGCGCTGGGGCTCACCAGCCAGGGCTTCAAGGACCTGTGCGAGCTGCCGCAGCGGCCGGCCGGCGCAGCCGCCGACGCGGATACCGGTTCCGGTGCCCCCGGCGAGCGGCGTTGA
- a CDS encoding MBL fold metallo-hydrolase has product MTGAASPHPLRSRLRSLRPAAFGADPVGERMERIRRSPNFADGVFQNPLGARTRPSGSTLEFAKIYFQKEARRHRGPVAPVPLHAATLADLAKAPASGLRLTWMGHSSVLAEIDGRRVLLDPVWGQRCSPFPFAGPKRLHPVPLPLASLGPVDVVVISHDHYDHLDLPTIQALASTDTQFVVPLGVGAHLERWGVSEGRLRELDWNESTQLDGLRLTATPARHFCGRGLRNQQHTLWASWVVEGPSGHRVYHSGDTGYFPGFKEIGAEHGPFDATMIQIGAYSQYWPDIHMTPAEGMDAHLDLQGGRPHGVMMPIHWGTFNLALHPWAEPGEWTKDAAEEAGQTAAFPLPGQPFEPAGNVPTDPWWRAVSHPIQHPWRRPTTLEAPADPRSSGLDLAGDR; this is encoded by the coding sequence GTGACCGGCGCTGCTTCCCCGCATCCGCTGCGCTCCCGGCTGCGATCGCTGCGGCCCGCCGCTTTCGGCGCCGATCCCGTGGGGGAACGCATGGAGCGGATCCGCCGCTCTCCGAACTTCGCCGACGGGGTGTTCCAGAACCCGCTCGGGGCCAGGACCCGGCCGTCCGGCTCCACGCTCGAATTCGCGAAGATCTACTTCCAGAAAGAGGCACGCAGACACCGCGGCCCCGTCGCGCCCGTGCCGCTGCACGCCGCGACCCTCGCCGACCTCGCCAAGGCCCCGGCGTCCGGGCTGCGGCTCACCTGGATGGGTCACTCCAGCGTGCTCGCCGAGATCGACGGCCGCCGGGTGCTCCTCGACCCGGTGTGGGGGCAGCGCTGCTCGCCCTTCCCCTTCGCCGGGCCCAAGCGGCTGCACCCCGTGCCGCTCCCGCTCGCCTCGCTCGGCCCGGTCGATGTCGTCGTGATCTCCCACGACCACTACGACCACCTGGATCTGCCCACGATCCAGGCGCTGGCCTCCACGGACACGCAGTTCGTGGTGCCGCTGGGCGTCGGGGCGCACCTGGAGCGCTGGGGCGTCTCCGAGGGCCGGCTGCGCGAGCTGGACTGGAACGAGTCGACGCAGCTGGACGGGCTGCGGCTGACGGCCACCCCGGCCCGGCACTTCTGCGGCCGCGGCCTGCGCAACCAGCAGCACACGCTCTGGGCGTCCTGGGTCGTCGAGGGCCCTTCGGGCCACCGGGTCTACCACAGCGGCGACACGGGGTACTTCCCCGGCTTCAAGGAGATCGGCGCGGAGCACGGCCCCTTCGACGCGACGATGATCCAGATCGGCGCGTACAGCCAGTACTGGCCGGACATCCACATGACCCCGGCCGAGGGCATGGACGCCCATCTCGACCTGCAGGGAGGCAGGCCGCACGGGGTGATGATGCCGATCCACTGGGGCACGTTCAATCTCGCCCTTCATCCCTGGGCCGAGCCGGGGGAGTGGACGAAGGACGCCGCCGAGGAGGCCGGTCAGACCGCGGCGTTCCCCCTGCCGGGCCAGCCCTTCGAGCCGGCCGGGAACGTCCCGACCGATCCCTGGTGGCGGGCTGTGTCCCACCCCATCCAGCACCCGTGGCGCCGGCCCACGACCCTGGAGGCGCCTGCCGATCCCCGGAGCAGCGGTCTCGACCTCGCGGGCGATCGCTGA
- a CDS encoding histidine phosphatase family protein produces MMVRLTFLCTTTGDTPRDTVLGDSPATERALRAARAAGAALPPRAPAVRAPSIRCSETADALGLGSRPEPALRDCDYGKWCGLTVEEVAATDPHGLSDWLTDPDATPHGGESVREFCRRVARWLGSVPPGNGHTWVVTEPAVVRASLVHALAAPARAFWHYDVPALSAVTLTSRGGRWDVRFD; encoded by the coding sequence CGGGGACACCCCCAGGGACACGGTCCTCGGCGACAGTCCTGCGACCGAGCGCGCCCTGCGTGCCGCCAGGGCGGCAGGAGCGGCACTCCCTCCCCGCGCGCCCGCCGTCCGGGCCCCTTCCATCCGCTGCTCGGAGACCGCCGACGCCCTCGGCCTGGGTTCGAGGCCGGAGCCGGCGCTGCGCGACTGCGACTACGGCAAGTGGTGCGGCCTCACCGTCGAAGAAGTCGCCGCCACCGACCCTCACGGACTGTCCGACTGGCTCACGGACCCGGATGCCACGCCCCATGGAGGGGAGTCGGTGCGCGAGTTCTGCCGCCGGGTCGCCCGATGGCTGGGCAGCGTGCCTCCGGGAAACGGCCACACATGGGTCGTCACCGAACCCGCCGTCGTCCGGGCCTCGCTCGTCCACGCCCTGGCCGCACCGGCACGGGCCTTCTGGCACTACGACGTTCCGGCGCTGTCCGCCGTCACCCTCACGTCACGGGGCGGCCGTTGGGACGTCCGGTTCGACTGA